Proteins co-encoded in one Arthrobacter globiformis genomic window:
- a CDS encoding lyase family protein: MYGDAALHGDAGFGDVGLLSPVSASPLVAALTGDRAVLAAILAVEAGWGAVLEQHDLTPAGSAAVVAHAADASRYDLADIARRAQGGGNPVIPLLADLRIQVKALDTAGVGAAKAVHTSLTSQDVLDTALMLVARNTVAALLADVKGTTAVLARMAEQHADTLCVGRSLTQHSLPFTFGLRAAQWFHGLAAAARRLEALELPVQFGGAAGTLAAGTVLTSNAGLTSTAGLTSKAGPTSGPATDPFALSDALAAQLGLAAAPAPWHTNRLAVTSLGDAVASAVDALGKIAADVLFLSRPEVAEVAEPRAPGRGVSSAMPQKQNPVLSVLVRSAALQAPGLAAQLHLAAATFNDERPDGAWHTEWPALRQLLALALGAAGHVRELADGLQVFPEAMRRNLDLSGPLLLSEAVSAAVAPLLSADGAGAGAPGAVLDGKQQLQAVVDKTLQAPPAEQAGTYRRLLREAVPADRLSDAQLEELLDPATYLGQAAEISRRILAAFPDFALTSTEPDGNGDSRG; the protein is encoded by the coding sequence CTGTACGGCGACGCGGCGCTCCACGGCGACGCCGGGTTCGGCGACGTTGGTCTGCTGAGCCCCGTGTCGGCGTCGCCCCTCGTGGCGGCACTGACCGGCGACCGGGCCGTCCTCGCGGCGATTCTCGCCGTCGAGGCCGGCTGGGGCGCGGTGCTGGAGCAGCATGACCTCACTCCCGCCGGCTCCGCTGCCGTGGTAGCCCACGCTGCCGACGCCTCCCGGTACGATCTTGCCGACATCGCCAGGCGGGCCCAGGGCGGCGGCAACCCGGTGATCCCGCTGCTGGCCGACCTCCGGATCCAGGTCAAGGCGCTGGACACCGCCGGCGTCGGTGCCGCGAAGGCAGTGCACACCTCGCTGACCAGCCAGGACGTGCTGGACACGGCCCTGATGCTGGTGGCCCGCAACACCGTTGCGGCGCTGCTCGCAGACGTGAAAGGCACGACGGCGGTGCTCGCCCGCATGGCGGAACAGCATGCGGACACGCTGTGCGTCGGCAGGAGCCTGACCCAGCATTCACTACCGTTCACGTTCGGGCTTCGGGCGGCTCAGTGGTTCCACGGATTGGCGGCCGCCGCACGCCGGCTCGAGGCGCTGGAGCTGCCGGTGCAGTTTGGCGGCGCGGCGGGCACGCTGGCCGCCGGCACGGTGCTGACTTCAAATGCCGGGTTGACTTCAACTGCCGGGCTTACCTCCAAGGCAGGGCCCACCTCCGGCCCTGCCACGGACCCCTTCGCTCTGTCTGACGCGCTGGCCGCCCAACTGGGACTCGCCGCCGCGCCGGCACCTTGGCACACCAACCGGCTGGCCGTGACGTCGCTGGGCGACGCCGTGGCCTCCGCGGTGGACGCGCTCGGCAAGATCGCTGCGGATGTCCTGTTCCTGAGCCGTCCCGAGGTGGCCGAAGTGGCCGAACCGCGCGCCCCGGGCCGCGGAGTGTCCTCGGCGATGCCGCAGAAGCAGAACCCCGTGCTGTCGGTGCTGGTTCGCAGCGCCGCCCTGCAGGCGCCCGGCCTGGCTGCGCAGCTGCACTTGGCCGCGGCCACCTTCAACGACGAACGCCCCGACGGTGCGTGGCACACCGAATGGCCGGCCCTGCGCCAGCTGCTCGCCCTTGCCCTCGGCGCCGCCGGCCACGTGCGGGAACTCGCGGACGGGCTGCAGGTCTTCCCCGAGGCCATGCGGCGGAACCTGGACCTGTCCGGCCCGCTGCTGCTCAGCGAGGCCGTCTCGGCGGCGGTGGCGCCGCTTCTTTCCGCCGACGGAGCTGGCGCTGGCGCCCCCGGAGCTGTCCTGGACGGGAAGCAGCAGCTGCAGGCCGTCGTCGACAAGACGCTGCAGGCGCCGCCGGCCGAACAGGCCGGCACCTACCGCCGGCTGCTGCGCGAGGCCGTCCCCGCGGACAGGCTCTCCGATGCCCAGCTGGAGGAGCTGCTCGACCCCGCCACCTACCTCGGGCAGGCAGCCGAGATCTCGCGGCGGATCCTGGCGGCTTTCCCGGATTTTGCGCTTACTTCAACCGAACCAGACGGAAACGGAGATTCCCGTGGCTAA
- the pcaH gene encoding protocatechuate 3,4-dioxygenase subunit beta, whose protein sequence is MSDAVPATPAAPTAVPAEARRVETQQDLDAEIKALGDAYARALKDGAAPETQPRLDFPPYRSSLLRHPTKSLHHADPETIELYSPAFGHQDVHELESDLTIQHNGEPLGERIIVQGKVLDGDGRPVAGQLVEIWQANSSGRYIHKRDQHPAPLDPNFTGVGRCITGPDGSYRFVTIKPGAYPWKNHLNAWRPAHIHFSLFGQEFTQRIVTQMYFPGDQLFPLDPIYQSIVDQDARDRLVATYDHDLTQPEWALGYNWDIILTGSKRTWTENEALGAEGDDHE, encoded by the coding sequence CTGTCGGACGCAGTACCCGCAACCCCGGCCGCCCCGACGGCTGTCCCCGCTGAAGCGCGCCGCGTGGAAACCCAGCAGGATCTCGACGCGGAGATCAAGGCCCTCGGAGACGCCTACGCCCGGGCGCTGAAGGACGGTGCGGCGCCGGAAACCCAGCCGCGCCTGGACTTCCCGCCCTACCGCAGCAGCCTCCTGCGCCACCCCACCAAGAGCCTGCACCACGCCGACCCGGAAACCATCGAGCTGTACTCCCCGGCGTTCGGTCACCAGGACGTCCACGAGCTGGAATCGGACCTGACCATCCAGCACAACGGCGAACCGCTGGGTGAGCGGATCATCGTCCAGGGCAAGGTCCTCGACGGCGACGGCCGCCCGGTGGCCGGCCAGCTGGTGGAGATCTGGCAGGCCAACTCCTCCGGCCGCTACATCCACAAGCGCGACCAGCACCCGGCACCGCTGGACCCCAACTTCACCGGCGTGGGGCGCTGCATCACCGGCCCTGACGGCTCCTACCGCTTCGTCACCATCAAGCCGGGCGCCTACCCGTGGAAGAACCACCTCAACGCCTGGCGTCCCGCGCACATCCACTTCTCGCTGTTCGGCCAGGAGTTCACGCAGCGGATCGTGACCCAGATGTACTTCCCTGGCGACCAGCTCTTCCCGCTGGACCCGATCTACCAGTCGATCGTGGACCAGGATGCCCGCGACCGCCTCGTGGCCACCTACGACCACGACCTCACCCAGCCGGAATGGGCGCTGGGCTACAACTGGGACATCATCCTGACGGGCTCCAAGCGGACCTGGACCGAGAACGAGGCGCTAGGCGCGGAAGGCGACGACCATGAGTAA
- a CDS encoding bifunctional sugar phosphate isomerase/epimerase/4-hydroxyphenylpyruvate dioxygenase family protein: MRTGIATVCLSGTLKEKMQACAIAGFDGIEIFEQDLVTSSLSPEDVRKMAADLGLTLDLYQPFRDFDSVTEDLLAANLRRAGAKFRLMSRLGMDTILVCTNVATASINDDDLRAAQLAALADLAGEHGVKVAYEALAWGKYVNDFEHAHRLVEMVDHPNLGTCLDSFHILSRDWDTAPIEDINADKIFFVQVADAPKLSMDVLSWSRHYRVFPGEGQFELAKFMGHVVRAGYTGPVSLEVFNDVFRQSDVERTAVDAMRSLIWLEEQSAKWLDTNAPASFGGAGGTAAGGPPAPARRRYPMELATLPQVAEPAGFNFAEVKAADTGVLETVLGQLGFEFNGRHRTKDVQLWTMGHARVIINEQAPEAAEPAIAALGFDVDSPVIASARAQQLKAPVVPRKSQANEEVFQGFAAPDSTEIFLCQGNPDGTAAWTREFGEGLEVPSGARTAVIDHVNLAQPWQHFDEAVLFYTSALALEPLPYAEVASPSGLVRSQVMQTSDRDVRLVLNLAPVIQQDGAEPRTAPRKTYQEHIAFAVDDLVATARAASNRGLAFLQIPENYYEDLDARFDLDPGFLDTLRDLNLLYDRDADGEFLHFYTATVGSVFFEMVERRGNYDGYGAPNAPVRHAVQYDHLHDLTQTNH, translated from the coding sequence ATGCGCACCGGGATCGCCACCGTCTGCCTCTCCGGCACGCTGAAGGAAAAGATGCAGGCCTGCGCCATCGCGGGCTTCGACGGCATCGAGATCTTCGAGCAGGACCTGGTCACCTCGTCGCTGAGCCCTGAAGACGTCCGCAAGATGGCAGCGGACCTGGGCCTCACGCTGGACCTCTACCAGCCGTTCCGCGACTTCGACAGTGTTACCGAGGACCTGCTGGCAGCCAACCTCCGCCGGGCCGGGGCCAAGTTCCGGCTCATGTCCCGGCTGGGCATGGACACCATCCTGGTCTGCACCAACGTCGCCACCGCCTCGATCAACGACGACGACCTCCGCGCCGCGCAGCTCGCCGCCCTGGCGGACCTAGCGGGTGAGCACGGCGTCAAGGTTGCCTACGAGGCCCTCGCCTGGGGCAAGTACGTCAACGACTTCGAGCACGCCCACCGCCTCGTGGAGATGGTGGACCACCCCAACCTCGGCACGTGCCTGGACTCCTTCCACATCCTGTCCCGGGACTGGGACACCGCGCCCATCGAGGACATCAACGCCGACAAGATCTTCTTCGTGCAGGTGGCCGACGCCCCGAAGCTCTCCATGGACGTGCTCTCCTGGAGCCGGCACTACCGGGTCTTCCCGGGCGAGGGCCAGTTCGAGCTCGCGAAGTTCATGGGCCACGTGGTGCGCGCCGGCTACACCGGGCCGGTGTCCCTGGAGGTCTTCAACGACGTCTTCCGCCAGTCCGACGTCGAACGCACCGCCGTCGACGCGATGCGCTCACTGATCTGGCTGGAGGAGCAGAGCGCCAAGTGGCTGGACACGAACGCGCCGGCCTCCTTCGGTGGTGCCGGAGGCACTGCTGCTGGTGGTCCTCCGGCCCCTGCCCGCCGTCGTTATCCCATGGAACTGGCAACGCTCCCGCAGGTGGCAGAGCCCGCCGGCTTCAACTTCGCCGAGGTCAAGGCAGCGGACACCGGAGTGCTGGAAACCGTCCTCGGCCAACTCGGCTTCGAGTTCAACGGACGCCACCGCACCAAGGACGTCCAGCTCTGGACCATGGGCCACGCCCGGGTGATCATCAACGAACAGGCCCCCGAAGCTGCCGAACCCGCCATCGCCGCCCTGGGGTTCGACGTCGACTCCCCGGTGATTGCCTCGGCCCGCGCCCAGCAGCTCAAGGCCCCCGTGGTTCCCCGGAAGAGCCAGGCCAACGAGGAAGTGTTCCAGGGCTTCGCCGCCCCGGACTCCACCGAGATTTTCCTGTGCCAGGGCAACCCGGACGGAACCGCCGCCTGGACCCGTGAGTTCGGTGAGGGGCTCGAGGTACCTTCCGGCGCCCGGACCGCGGTGATCGACCACGTGAACCTGGCCCAGCCGTGGCAGCACTTCGACGAGGCCGTCCTCTTCTACACGAGCGCCCTGGCGCTGGAGCCGCTGCCGTACGCCGAGGTGGCCAGCCCCAGCGGGCTGGTCCGGTCGCAGGTCATGCAGACCTCGGACCGGGACGTGCGCCTGGTCCTGAACCTGGCCCCGGTCATCCAGCAGGACGGCGCGGAGCCGCGGACGGCCCCGCGGAAGACCTACCAGGAGCACATCGCCTTTGCGGTGGATGACCTGGTGGCCACCGCCCGCGCCGCCAGCAACCGGGGACTGGCCTTCCTGCAGATCCCGGAAAACTACTACGAGGACCTGGACGCCCGCTTCGACCTCGACCCCGGTTTCCTGGACACGCTCCGGGACCTCAACCTGCTGTACGACCGCGACGCCGACGGCGAGTTCCTGCACTTCTACACCGCCACGGTGGGCAGCGTGTTCTTCGAAATGGTGGAACGCCGCGGCAACTACGACGGCTACGGGGCGCCCAACGCACCGGTGCGCCACGCCGTCCAGTACGACCATCTGCACGACCTGACCCAAACCAACCACTGA
- the pcaG gene encoding protocatechuate 3,4-dioxygenase subunit alpha: MSNSTKLVPTPGQTVGPFYGYALPYNKDRELLAPGSPGSIRLQGTVYDGAGHPVPDAILEIWQPDSEGNIVHRTGSLVRDGYTFTGFGRSAVGNTGVYTFTTVNPGPTEPGAAAFISVAVFARGLMNRLFTRVYLPENDEALAKDPLLSSLDPERRKTLIARRDADGGLTWDIRLQGEGETVFLDFEGTGTGGAAQ, from the coding sequence ATGAGTAACTCCACCAAGCTTGTTCCCACCCCGGGCCAGACCGTAGGCCCGTTTTACGGCTACGCCCTGCCCTACAATAAAGACCGCGAGCTGCTTGCCCCCGGATCCCCGGGCTCCATCCGCCTCCAGGGCACCGTCTACGACGGCGCCGGGCACCCGGTTCCGGATGCCATCCTCGAAATCTGGCAGCCGGACTCCGAGGGCAACATCGTCCACCGGACCGGCTCCCTGGTCCGGGACGGCTACACCTTCACCGGCTTCGGCCGCAGCGCCGTCGGCAACACCGGCGTCTACACCTTCACCACGGTGAACCCCGGTCCCACCGAACCCGGCGCAGCAGCCTTCATCTCCGTCGCGGTCTTTGCCCGCGGCCTGATGAACCGCCTCTTCACCCGCGTGTACCTGCCGGAGAACGACGAAGCACTGGCGAAGGACCCGCTGCTGTCCTCGCTGGACCCCGAGCGCCGCAAGACGCTGATCGCACGCCGCGACGCCGACGGCGGCCTCACCTGGGACATCCGCCTGCAGGGCGAGGGCGAAACCGTCTTCCTCGACTTCGAGGGAACCGGAACCGGGGGCGCCGCACAGTGA
- a CDS encoding IclR family transcriptional regulator: MSVKEATGEDASPDTPVGAAAPAKGQSRTDMVGKALGLLVLLGDEPRGASAAEISRRADLPFSTTYRLLGSLTRDGFVDYEPDGRRYHLGLRIFQLGQRVSNHHGFAGTALPILRRVTEQTGEATILSVRDGIHHLTVNKVDGPQTFRVTSDPGFLGALHTTSVGKALVAFAEDEDRERLLEELPLEPLTSLSITDRDAFRAEIEQVRRQGYAVMDEENELGMRAIAVPVFNSQGVAFASLATAAPVFRLSMEAMVALVPLLQAAAVELSARLPQR; encoded by the coding sequence ATGAGTGTGAAGGAAGCCACAGGCGAAGACGCCTCCCCAGATACCCCCGTTGGAGCAGCAGCACCCGCCAAGGGGCAGTCCCGCACCGACATGGTGGGCAAGGCCCTGGGCCTGCTGGTCCTGCTGGGGGATGAGCCCCGCGGAGCCAGCGCGGCAGAGATTTCCCGGCGCGCGGACCTTCCCTTCAGCACCACCTACCGGCTCCTCGGCTCGCTCACCCGCGATGGGTTCGTGGACTACGAACCGGACGGCCGCCGGTACCACCTCGGCCTGCGCATCTTCCAGCTGGGCCAGCGGGTCTCCAACCACCACGGCTTCGCCGGTACGGCGCTGCCCATCCTGCGCCGCGTCACCGAGCAGACGGGGGAAGCCACCATCCTCTCCGTCCGCGACGGCATCCACCACCTCACGGTGAACAAGGTTGACGGCCCACAGACCTTCCGCGTGACCAGCGACCCCGGGTTTCTTGGCGCGCTCCACACCACCTCCGTCGGCAAGGCACTCGTCGCGTTCGCGGAGGATGAGGACCGCGAGCGGCTGCTCGAGGAGCTTCCGCTGGAGCCGCTGACCAGCCTGTCCATCACCGACCGGGACGCCTTCCGCGCCGAGATCGAGCAAGTCCGGCGGCAGGGATACGCGGTCATGGATGAGGAAAACGAGCTTGGCATGCGCGCCATAGCCGTGCCCGTCTTTAACTCCCAGGGCGTCGCTTTTGCGTCCCTGGCCACCGCCGCTCCGGTGTTCCGGCTCAGCATGGAGGCGATGGTGGCGCTGGTTCCCCTCCTGCAGGCGGCCGCCGTCGAGCTTTCCGCCCGGCTGCCCCAGCGCTAA
- a CDS encoding alpha/beta fold hydrolase — MAKPAVKAVLLSPQRSLGDKPLLIVGPSLGTSSVLWARVGSLLGTDFDVVAWDLPGHGVSAAAAETFSVADLADAVVELVDSIAPGEKFHYAGVSLGGATGLQLGIKHGDRLKSLSVQCSGAKLGTPEGWLERAETVRTQGTPVMIQGSAERWFAPGFMDREPELSSRLLHSLRDADRFSYAFCCEALAGFDVRDQLGSITVPTQVVAGALDGVAPPSFAEEVAAGITAGGGTASAATLEGVAHLAPAEAPAHVAELMRSLISWTETNGGAK; from the coding sequence GTGGCTAAACCAGCAGTGAAGGCAGTGCTGCTTTCCCCCCAGCGCTCGCTGGGGGACAAACCGCTCCTGATCGTCGGGCCGTCGCTCGGCACCTCCTCGGTGCTGTGGGCCCGGGTCGGCTCGCTCCTGGGCACCGACTTCGACGTCGTCGCCTGGGACCTGCCCGGACACGGTGTTTCTGCCGCCGCCGCCGAAACGTTCAGCGTCGCGGACCTCGCGGACGCCGTCGTCGAACTTGTTGACTCGATCGCCCCCGGAGAGAAGTTCCACTACGCCGGAGTGTCCCTTGGCGGGGCCACCGGCCTGCAGCTGGGCATCAAGCACGGCGACCGGCTCAAGAGCCTCTCCGTGCAGTGCTCCGGCGCCAAGCTCGGCACCCCCGAGGGCTGGCTGGAACGCGCCGAGACTGTCCGCACCCAGGGCACCCCGGTGATGATCCAGGGCTCGGCCGAACGCTGGTTCGCGCCCGGGTTCATGGACCGCGAACCCGAACTCAGCAGCCGGCTCCTGCACTCCCTGCGCGACGCCGACCGCTTCAGCTACGCCTTCTGCTGCGAGGCACTGGCGGGCTTCGACGTGCGCGACCAGCTCGGCAGCATCACCGTCCCGACGCAGGTGGTGGCGGGTGCGCTGGACGGGGTGGCCCCGCCGTCGTTCGCCGAAGAGGTAGCCGCCGGCATCACGGCCGGCGGCGGCACAGCGTCCGCAGCCACGCTCGAAGGCGTGGCGCACCTGGCGCCCGCCGAGGCACCGGCCCACGTGGCCGAGCTGATGCGGAGCCTCATTTCCTGGACCGAAACCAACGGAGGAGCGAAGTGA
- a CDS encoding MFS transporter, protein MSQTIPSAAPGTVAPAGTPKKAALASFLGSAVEYYDFFIFGSAAALIFPHVFFPSADANAAIMSFATFGFAYIARPIGAVVLGHFGDRVGRRKVLMFTLVLMGASTFLIGCLPDFNTVGWWAPALLVLARLCQGLSAAGEQAGASSMTLEHAPDNQRSFFTSWTLTGTQGGQILAALVFIPVLALPDEIKYGIGWRIPFWLSAVVVIVAFFIRRSLHEPPAFEAAQKSAQIAKLPVADLLKAHWRDVVRVICCAFIAAVSTVFGTLAISYAKTVAGVDGTTTLWLVVGANLVALGTQPLFGKLADRIGRKPVFIYGALSSAALAPLFLLSLESGNVPLMFVAAIVFFSCGYAASNAVWPSFYAEMFSTKVRFSGLAIGTQLGFLMAGFAPAIVAAMGGIKPGGWVQISIFTAVICVIAAVSAFTAKETFKVPTKELGLK, encoded by the coding sequence ATGAGCCAGACCATTCCGTCCGCCGCGCCGGGCACCGTTGCCCCGGCCGGGACACCGAAGAAGGCAGCCCTTGCCAGCTTCCTCGGCAGCGCCGTCGAGTACTACGACTTCTTTATCTTCGGCTCGGCAGCCGCACTGATCTTCCCGCACGTGTTTTTCCCGAGCGCCGACGCCAACGCCGCCATCATGTCGTTTGCGACGTTTGGTTTTGCCTACATCGCGCGGCCCATCGGCGCGGTTGTGCTGGGACACTTTGGTGACCGGGTGGGCCGGCGCAAGGTCCTCATGTTCACCCTGGTCCTCATGGGCGCTTCCACCTTCCTGATCGGCTGCCTGCCGGACTTCAACACCGTTGGCTGGTGGGCTCCGGCCCTGCTGGTGCTGGCCCGCCTCTGCCAGGGCCTCTCCGCGGCCGGTGAACAGGCCGGCGCATCCTCCATGACCCTGGAGCACGCTCCGGACAACCAGCGTTCCTTCTTCACGTCGTGGACCCTGACCGGCACGCAGGGCGGCCAGATCCTCGCGGCACTCGTCTTCATTCCGGTGCTCGCACTGCCCGACGAGATCAAGTACGGCATCGGCTGGCGGATCCCGTTCTGGCTCAGCGCCGTGGTTGTCATTGTTGCCTTCTTCATCCGCCGCAGCCTGCACGAGCCGCCGGCCTTCGAAGCTGCCCAGAAGTCAGCCCAGATCGCCAAGCTGCCCGTGGCCGACCTGCTCAAGGCCCACTGGCGCGACGTCGTCCGGGTCATCTGCTGCGCCTTCATCGCCGCCGTCTCCACGGTGTTCGGCACCCTCGCCATCAGTTACGCCAAGACCGTGGCCGGCGTGGACGGCACCACCACTCTCTGGCTCGTGGTGGGCGCCAACCTCGTTGCACTGGGCACCCAGCCGCTGTTCGGCAAGCTGGCGGACCGGATCGGCCGGAAGCCCGTGTTCATTTACGGCGCCCTGTCCAGCGCGGCGCTGGCCCCGCTGTTCCTGCTGAGCCTTGAGTCCGGCAACGTCCCGCTGATGTTCGTGGCCGCCATCGTCTTCTTCTCCTGTGGCTACGCGGCCTCGAACGCGGTCTGGCCGTCCTTCTACGCCGAGATGTTCAGCACCAAGGTCCGCTTCTCCGGCCTGGCCATCGGCACGCAGCTCGGCTTCCTCATGGCCGGCTTCGCCCCTGCCATCGTCGCGGCCATGGGCGGCATCAAGCCCGGCGGCTGGGTGCAGATCAGCATCTTCACCGCGGTCATCTGCGTCATCGCCGCCGTCTCGGCCTTTACGGCCAAGGAGACCTTCAAGGTTCCCACCAAGGAGCTCGGGCTCAAGTAG
- a CDS encoding shikimate dehydrogenase, translating to MSNRTESYLIGLVGDGVMPSLSPHMHEREGDVQGVRYLYRPIDLHELDLPAAAVGDLLQSAYRMGFNGLNITHPCKQLVLEHLDEIAPDAERLGAVNTVVIQDGRFIGHNTDFSGFAAALASGLPDAKLDRVVQLGAGGAGSAVAYALLTAGVQTLELVDMDPARCAERAAELAGFFPDRTVTARTTAELPQLMPAADGLVHCTPVGMAAHPGTPLDMALVEPRHWVADIVYRPIETELVREARAKGCQVLDGGRMAVGQAADAFRIFTGLEPDAERMRAHFLELIAAEEVAV from the coding sequence ATGAGCAATCGAACCGAGTCCTACCTCATAGGACTTGTCGGGGATGGCGTGATGCCGTCGCTCTCGCCCCACATGCATGAGCGCGAAGGCGACGTGCAGGGCGTCCGCTACCTGTACCGGCCCATTGACCTGCACGAGCTCGACCTGCCGGCCGCCGCCGTCGGCGACCTGCTGCAAAGCGCCTACCGGATGGGCTTCAACGGGCTGAACATCACGCACCCGTGCAAGCAGCTGGTCCTCGAGCACCTCGACGAGATCGCCCCGGATGCCGAACGCCTGGGTGCCGTCAATACCGTGGTGATCCAGGACGGCCGGTTCATCGGCCACAACACAGACTTCTCCGGCTTTGCCGCCGCCCTCGCCTCCGGACTTCCGGACGCCAAGCTGGACCGCGTGGTGCAGCTGGGAGCGGGCGGCGCCGGATCCGCCGTCGCCTACGCACTGCTCACGGCCGGCGTGCAGACGCTGGAGCTCGTGGACATGGATCCGGCGCGCTGCGCCGAACGCGCCGCCGAACTTGCCGGCTTCTTCCCGGACCGCACCGTCACCGCCCGCACGACGGCGGAGCTGCCGCAGCTGATGCCCGCCGCCGACGGGCTGGTGCACTGCACCCCCGTGGGCATGGCCGCACACCCCGGCACGCCGCTGGACATGGCCCTCGTGGAGCCCCGGCACTGGGTGGCGGACATCGTCTACCGCCCCATCGAAACCGAGCTCGTCCGCGAAGCGCGGGCCAAGGGCTGCCAGGTACTGGACGGCGGACGCATGGCAGTGGGCCAGGCCGCCGATGCTTTCCGGATCTTCACCGGACTCGAGCCCGACGCCGAACGGATGCGCGCCCACTTCCTGGAGCTCATTGCGGCGGAAGAGGTGGCCGTCTGA
- the pcaC gene encoding 4-carboxymuconolactone decarboxylase, with protein MVQPDATSQEIYDGGMVVRREVLGDAHVDRANAKKDAFTEDFQDMITRIAWGGIWTRPGLPRQMRSAVTITAMVAHGHWEELAMHIRAAITNGLSRDEIKEILLQTAIYCGVPSANTAFKTAQQVFHEMDSAGLDNTPIPPN; from the coding sequence GTGGTCCAGCCGGACGCCACCAGCCAGGAGATTTACGACGGCGGAATGGTGGTCCGGCGCGAAGTGCTCGGCGACGCGCACGTGGACCGGGCCAACGCCAAGAAGGACGCCTTCACCGAGGACTTCCAGGACATGATCACCCGCATCGCGTGGGGCGGCATCTGGACCCGCCCGGGCCTGCCGCGCCAGATGCGCTCCGCCGTCACCATCACCGCCATGGTGGCGCACGGGCACTGGGAAGAGCTGGCCATGCACATCCGCGCGGCCATTACCAACGGACTGAGCAGGGACGAGATCAAGGAGATCCTGCTGCAGACCGCCATCTACTGCGGAGTCCCCTCCGCCAACACCGCCTTCAAGACAGCCCAGCAGGTCTTCCATGAAATGGACAGCGCCGGGCTCGACAACACCCCCATCCCACCCAACTAG
- a CDS encoding ATP-dependent DNA ligase: MQLPVMPPVAPMLAKSVGAIPEGRLSYEPKWDGFRSIIFRDGDDVEIGSRNEKPMTRYFPELVEALKANLPPKCVIDGEIVLVGSSGDRLDFDALQQRIHPAASRVKLLSEQTPAKFVAFDLLALGDEDFSGRPFAERRAALEQAFAGASAPVHLTSATQDPELAGKWFHQFEGAGLDGIIAKPLDGPYQPDKRVMFKIKHERTADCVLAGYRVHKSGTDTIGSLLLGLYRPDGELASVGVVGAFPMKRRKELFEELQPLVTSFDEHPWAWAKQEEGTRTPRNAEGSRWSAGKDLSFTPLRPERVLEVKYDHMEGERFRHTAQFVRWRPDRDPESCNFEQLEEPVKFDLAEVLAT; the protein is encoded by the coding sequence ATGCAGCTGCCGGTCATGCCCCCTGTCGCCCCCATGCTGGCCAAATCGGTCGGTGCCATCCCCGAAGGCCGCCTGAGCTACGAGCCGAAGTGGGACGGCTTCCGCTCCATCATCTTCCGCGACGGCGACGACGTGGAGATCGGCAGCCGCAACGAGAAGCCGATGACGCGCTACTTCCCCGAACTCGTGGAGGCGCTGAAGGCCAACCTGCCGCCCAAATGCGTGATCGACGGCGAGATCGTTTTGGTGGGCTCGTCCGGCGATCGGCTGGACTTCGACGCCCTGCAGCAGCGGATCCACCCCGCGGCCAGCAGGGTCAAGCTGCTTTCCGAACAGACACCGGCCAAATTCGTGGCCTTCGATCTGCTGGCCCTCGGTGACGAGGACTTCAGCGGCCGTCCCTTCGCCGAGCGGCGAGCCGCCCTGGAGCAGGCGTTCGCCGGCGCCAGCGCCCCGGTCCACCTGACCTCCGCCACACAGGATCCGGAGCTGGCCGGAAAATGGTTCCACCAGTTCGAGGGCGCGGGCCTGGACGGAATCATTGCCAAGCCGCTGGACGGGCCATACCAGCCGGACAAGCGTGTGATGTTCAAGATCAAGCACGAACGGACCGCCGACTGTGTCCTGGCCGGCTACCGCGTCCACAAGAGCGGCACCGACACGATCGGGTCGCTGCTGCTGGGCCTGTACAGACCCGACGGCGAACTCGCCAGCGTGGGAGTGGTTGGCGCCTTTCCAATGAAGCGGCGCAAGGAACTTTTCGAGGAGCTCCAGCCCCTGGTCACCAGCTTCGACGAGCACCCGTGGGCCTGGGCCAAGCAGGAGGAAGGCACCCGGACACCCCGCAACGCGGAGGGCAGCAGGTGGAGCGCAGGCAAGGACCTGTCCTTCACGCCGTTGCGGCCGGAGCGGGTGCTGGAAGTGAAATACGACCACATGGAAGGCGAGCGGTTCCGCCACACCGCCCAGTTCGTGCGCTGGCGCCCGGACCGGGACCCGGAGTCCTGCAACTTTGAACAGCTCGAGGAACCAGTGAAGTTCGACCTCGCCGAAGTGCTTGCCACCTGA